The Rhinopithecus roxellana isolate Shanxi Qingling chromosome 14, ASM756505v1, whole genome shotgun sequence genome includes a window with the following:
- the NOSTRIN gene encoding nostrin isoform X6, producing the protein MKSTADLHQKLGKAIELEAIKPTYQVLNVQEKKRKSLDNEVEKTANLVISNWNQQIKAKKKLMVSTKKHEALFQLVESSKQSTTEKERRKLLNKLTKSTEKLEKEDENYYQKNMVGYSTRLKWENTLENCYQSILELEKERIQLLCNNLNQYSQHISLFGQTLTTCHTQIHCAISKIDIEKDIQALMEETAILSTENKSEFLLTDYFEEDPNSAMDKERRKSLIKPKLLRLQRDIEKASKDKEGLERMLKTYSSNSSFSDAKSQKDTAALMDENNLKLDLLEANSYKLSSVLAELEQRPQPSHPCSNSIFRWREKEHTHSYVKISRPFLMKRLENIVSKASSGGQSNPSSSTPVPGAAQLSSRLCKALYSFQARQDDELNLEKGDIVIIHEKKEEGWWFGSLNGKKGHFPAAYVEELPSNAGNTATKA; encoded by the exons CTTGACAATGAAGTTGAAAAGACAGCAAATCTTGTCATTAGCAACTGGAATCAGCAAATTAAG GCCAAGAAGAAATTAATGGTTAGTACCAAGAAACATGAAGCACTTTTCCAGCTTGTAGAAAGCTCCAAGCAATCTACGACTGAGAAGGAGAGGCGGAAG CTCCTCAATAAACTGACAAAATCAACTGAGAAGTtggaaaaggaagatgaaaattaCTACCAAAAAAACATGGTGGGTTATTCTACCAGACTGAAATGGGAAAACACACTAGAGAACTGCTACCAG agCATTCTGGAGCTGGAGAAGGAAAGAATTCAACTTTTATGCAATAACTTAAACCAGTACAGCcaacatatttctctttttggCCAAACCCTGACCACA TGCCACACGCAGATTCACTGTGCCATCAGCAAGATTGACATTGAAAAAGATATCCAGGCTCTAATGGAAGAAACTGCAATTTTATCTACAGAAAACAAATCTGAGTTCCTGTTAACGGATTACTTT GAAGAAGATCCTAACAGTGCAATGGATAAAGAGAGACGAAAGTCtttaataaaaccaaaattattGAGACTGCAGAGAGACATTGAAAAAGCCTCAAAAGACAAGGAAG gcCTGGAACGAATGCTTAAAACATACTCCAGCAACTCCTCCTTCTCTGATGCAAAGAGCCAGAAAGACACAGCAGCGTTAATGGATGAG AACAATTTGAAACTAGACCTTTTGGAAGCGAACTCCTACAAACTGTCATCAGTGTTAGCAGAACTTGAGCAGAGACCTCAACCCAGCCATCCTTGCAGTAACTCCATCTTCAGGTGGAGGGAAAAG GAGCATACTCATAGCTATGTGAAAATATCTCGGCCTTTTTTAATGAAGAGATTAGAGAATATTGTGAGCAAAGCATCTTCTGGTGGGCAGAGCAATCCAAGTTCTTCAACTCCAG TCCCTGGTGCAGCCCAGCTCAGCAGCAGACTTTGCAAGGCCTTATATTCTTTTCAAGCCAGGCAAGATGATGAGTTGAATTTGGAAAAGG GTGACATTGTGATTATAcatgagaaaaaagaagaaggatgGTGGTTTGGATCTTTGAATGGGAAAAAAGGCCATTTTCCTGCGGCTTATGTGGAGGAGTTACCTTCAAATGCTGGCAACACAGCTACAAAGGCATAA